In one Tessaracoccus palaemonis genomic region, the following are encoded:
- a CDS encoding YbaK/EbsC family protein, protein MPTAEGNLTWLPLEEHPELVAPPVAAAAPLVPGARVAEIDATLADTAAFCAAYDVAEEASANCVVVFGRRGEESVHAAVMVLATDRADVNKTVRKELGMRKMSFADQPTAEQFTGMTQGGITPVGLPADWPILVDEAVIAAGPVVIGGGVRGSKILLDGAALAALPNARVLPLALR, encoded by the coding sequence ATGCCGACTGCCGAAGGAAACCTGACCTGGCTCCCGCTGGAGGAGCATCCGGAACTTGTGGCGCCGCCCGTCGCGGCCGCCGCCCCGCTGGTGCCAGGTGCCAGGGTCGCGGAGATCGACGCGACGCTGGCCGACACCGCGGCGTTCTGTGCGGCCTACGACGTGGCGGAGGAGGCGTCCGCGAACTGTGTCGTCGTGTTCGGCCGTCGCGGCGAGGAGAGCGTCCACGCCGCGGTCATGGTGCTGGCGACCGATCGGGCCGACGTCAACAAGACCGTCCGCAAGGAGCTCGGGATGCGGAAGATGTCCTTCGCGGATCAGCCGACGGCAGAGCAGTTCACCGGCATGACGCAGGGCGGCATCACCCCCGTCGGACTGCCCGCCGACTGGCCGATCCTGGTCGACGAGGCAGTCATCGCCGCCGGCCCGGTCGTCATCGGCGGCGGGGTGCGGGGCTCCAAGATCCTCCTCGACGGTGCCGCCCTCGCCGCACTCCCCAACGCCAGGGTGCTCCCTCTCGCCCTTCGCTGA
- a CDS encoding SLC13 family permease codes for MSDGLAEPIAIVLLVAVLAFAIIRPRGLPEAVAAAPAGLLVAATGLITWSEAWVQVTTMAPTVAFLAGVLMLSKLCEAEGMFAAAGAFMARRANGRPVTLLGLVFAVSALVTAALSLDATVVLLTPVVFATAARSGVRPKPHVYATAHLSNSASLLLPVSNLTNLLALGAAGISFLQFGALMAGPWLVAIAVEYVVFRRYFASELSVRATPDDDVEDVPTPVFALVVLACTLVGFAVSSPLGIEPFWAALAGVVVLAGKRLATRAVAPGRLAATLVEAANPWFLVFVLGLAMVVKAVVDHGLADWLRTFLPTGGDLLSLLLIAVVAAVLANVVNNLPAVLVLLPLVSDGGALPVLAVLIGVNVGPNLTFVGSLATLLWRRIVADHDHETELGEFTRLGLLTVPASLVLCTMALWGGAQLMGV; via the coding sequence GTGAGTGACGGGCTGGCGGAACCCATCGCCATCGTGCTGCTGGTGGCGGTGCTGGCGTTCGCCATCATCCGGCCGCGCGGCCTTCCCGAGGCGGTCGCCGCCGCCCCCGCCGGCCTGCTCGTCGCCGCGACGGGGCTGATCACCTGGAGTGAGGCCTGGGTGCAGGTCACGACGATGGCGCCGACCGTCGCGTTCCTCGCCGGGGTGCTGATGCTCTCGAAGCTGTGCGAGGCCGAGGGCATGTTCGCGGCCGCCGGCGCGTTCATGGCCCGCCGCGCGAACGGTCGCCCCGTCACGCTCCTCGGGCTGGTCTTCGCCGTATCGGCGCTTGTCACGGCGGCGTTGAGCCTCGACGCGACCGTGGTGCTGCTCACCCCCGTCGTGTTCGCCACCGCCGCCCGCTCGGGGGTGAGACCCAAGCCGCACGTCTACGCGACGGCGCACCTGTCCAACTCCGCCTCCCTGCTTCTGCCCGTCTCCAACCTGACGAACCTGCTGGCGCTCGGCGCCGCCGGGATCAGCTTCCTGCAGTTCGGCGCGCTGATGGCGGGCCCGTGGCTGGTCGCCATCGCCGTCGAGTACGTCGTGTTCCGCCGCTACTTCGCCTCGGAGCTGAGCGTGCGCGCGACCCCCGACGACGACGTCGAGGACGTCCCGACCCCGGTGTTCGCGCTCGTAGTGCTCGCCTGCACGCTGGTCGGTTTCGCTGTCAGCTCACCGCTGGGCATCGAGCCGTTCTGGGCTGCGTTGGCCGGCGTCGTCGTGCTGGCCGGCAAGCGCCTCGCGACGCGCGCCGTCGCACCGGGAAGGCTGGCCGCCACGCTGGTGGAGGCCGCGAACCCCTGGTTCCTCGTGTTCGTCCTCGGGCTGGCGATGGTGGTCAAGGCCGTCGTCGACCACGGCCTGGCCGACTGGCTGCGCACCTTCCTGCCCACCGGCGGCGACCTGCTCAGCCTGCTGCTCATCGCGGTCGTCGCCGCGGTGCTGGCCAACGTCGTCAACAACCTGCCCGCCGTCCTGGTGCTGCTTCCGCTGGTCTCCGACGGCGGCGCGCTGCCGGTGCTGGCGGTCCTGATCGGCGTCAACGTGGGGCCGAACCTGACCTTCGTGGGGTCGCTCGCGACCCTGCTGTGGCGGCGCATCGTCGCCGACCACGACCACGAGACCGAGCTGGGCGAGTTCACCCGGCTGGGCCTCCTGACCGTGCCC